The window GAGCTCGCTGGTTTCCAGCACGAACCCCATGTTACTGGAGGTGGTAAAGCAGCTGTAGAGCATCCATCCTTCAAATGGGTCAATATAATACTTGGTAACTTAAAAAATGCGCTCAAAGGTACTTATCATGCAATTAATCGCAAGCATGTTCCGCGGTACCTGGCAGAATTTCAGTACAGATTCAATCGCCGATATGATCTGCCGTCCATGATTCACAGACTGATTTATGTTGCTCTTAGGACTCCACCCATGCCATCAACCATGCTTTCTATGGCTGAAGCAGAGTGGTAATCAGATTATTTAAAAACCCGACCTTGCTAATACGAGCTGTGCATTTATAACAGATGCCAGTGTATTCTGACAACTATAGGACTTGCGTACGAGCTATTGTAATTTAAACAAAAGCTATAAATTACTTTGAATAGCTCTGATATGATCGTAATGCATTACGATAGCAGTTATTTTATTACATAATTGTTTTATTATAAATAAATAGTACATTAATGCAATTAATCAATCAAAATACCGACT is drawn from Desulforegula conservatrix Mb1Pa and contains these coding sequences:
- a CDS encoding transposase: ELAGFQHEPHVTGGGKAAVEHPSFKWVNIILGNLKNALKGTYHAINRKHVPRYLAEFQYRFNRRYDLPSMIHRLIYVALRTPPMPSTMLSMAEAEW